DNA from Desulfonatronum sp. SC1:
ACAGGTCGTATCCTTCTGGGATCGTCAGAAGGACCGGCCCTGGGTTCTGGCAGCCTGCGGGGACCTGGACCGGGACGCACTTCTGACCATGGCCGAAAACCTGGCTCGCCGGGACGTCATGGCCGCTCCCACTCCCCGATCTCCACACTGGGGCGAGGAACAAAAGCTGTCGCTCCAGCTTCAGGATCGCAACCAGACCCACATCCTGGTGGTTTTTCCCCTGCCGGGCCTGGGCAGCGAACATACCCCGGGCTTGAACCTGCTGCGAGAAGTCCTGGCCGGTCAATCCGGGATGCTCTTTCGCGAGCTGCGCGACGTCCGCGGCCTGGCCTATTCCGTGACCGCCCTGCTCTGGCAGGAGACCCTGGCCGGTTTTCTGGCTTTTTACATCGGAACGGCACCGGGCAACGAAGAGGCTGCGACTGAGGGCTTCCAGGACGTGGTCCGCGGCCTCATCGACCATGGGCTCCCGGAGACGGATTTGGATCGGGCCAAAAACCTGCTCTGGGGTGACTATCAACGCGGGCGGCAACGGTTGATCGCCAGGGCCCACGAAGCGGCGGAGAACCTGTCCCGTGGTTTCACCTTGGACCATTCTCTGGGCATGATCGAGCAGGCCAAACAAGCAACCCCTCACGACCTCGCCGCCCTGGTCCGGGAGTATTTACAGTGGGACCGGGCTTACCTGATCAAGGTTCGACCATAAATCAGCTCCTTATCGTGCTTCACGCTCAAAATGACAAAACAACCTGGGCATACTTCAGCTCGAAATCGAGATCGTCGGCACTCCATGAAGTAACCATAAACACCGATTTCGATTCCGATTTCGATCCTGGCTCCAATGCCAGGTTGACCTGATACTGTCATGCCTCACCGCCCGGATACGCCAAATCACTGCCGACGGTGCGGAACCTGCTGCCGCAAGGGCGGCCCGGCTCTGCATCAGGCTGATCTGACCCTGCTGCGCGAAAAGATTATACTTCAGGAGGATCTTTACACGCTGCGCGTAGGCGAACCGGTTCATGACCAAGCTGCGGGCCGGGTCATCCCGCTGAACGCGGAATGCGTTAAGATTCGTTCGTGGAACGCCGCGAAAACGCTCTTGGCACAGAGCGAAGCGGGCTGTCGCTTTTATCAACCCGCTCCCCAAACCATTCCCGCCAAGCCGACCGTCCATCCCAATGGCCGCTGCGCCATTCACGAGACCAAGCCCATCGAATGCGCGGCTCTGAAGTGCTGGGACACCGCCGACCTGGCAGAGGCCGCCGCGACGCCGCGCCTTTCCAGATTGGATATCCTGGGTCCGGACAACGCCCTGGTCGAACTGGTCCACGATCACGAAACCCGCTGCTCCGTTGCCGACCTGGTCCGCCATCTTCAAGCCCCCACCTCGGAATCCGCCGACCTCCTCCGCCAAGCCGCGGCCTACGACGCCGCGCTGCGAGACCTGCTCCAGGAAAAAGCCGGAATCCTTCCGGACCACCTCCCCTTCCTCCTGGGCCGGCCCCTGCCCGAGGTGGTCCATGGGCTGCGGCGATGGCTGGCGCGAGGTTGATTTTGTGGAGTCATCGAGGATACCACCAGATGGGAAACTACGTGTTTGTATCAAACGTCTCCACATCCCCCACCATCAGGAGGTGCTCCATGCCGTCGTTAACCATGTTCAGGTCGACCGTTCTGTTCCTGCTCCTGATGGGCGTCCTTGGTTGCAATGGCGGCGACGCGCACAACGAGGAACTGATCACCCAGATGAAGGAGGCCACTGACCAGATCGTCGAAACCACCCACGTACCAGGCATCATCGCCCTGGTGGCCGATCACGCCAGGAGGATCAACTGGGTGTACGCGGCCGGAGTCAGCGACATCCCGAACAACATCCCGGCCAATCCATCCTATGTGTTCCGAATCGGCAGCAACACCAAAACTTTTGTCGTCACGGTGCTTTTGCAGTTGGTCGCCGAAGGAAAAATCACACTGGACGACAAGCTCTCCAAGTTTTTTCCTGAATTTCCCAATGCCAACAGGATTACCGTGGCGATGCTCTGCAACATGACCTCCGGCATCCCCAACTACTCGGAAGACGACTACTTCGCGGACCGGATGATCAACCAGCCCAAAAAAGTCTGGGCTCCCATCGAACTGGCTCGCATCGGACTGAACAAAAAATTCAGTTTTGAGCCGGGAGCCGACTGGAAATACTCAAACACGAACACGATCCTCTTGGGCATGATCATCGAACAGGTCACGCAGAACTCACTGCGCCAAGAAATCGAGAACCGAATCGTCTCCAAGCTGGGCTTGCGACAGACCGGGTTTCTGACTTCGGGAACGGAACTTCCCGGAATTCATGGCCGGGGATACTATGAAGATGAATACGTCGAAGGCGCGGACATGACGGAACATTACGATATTTCATGGGGATGGGCGGCTGGATCGGCCTATTCGACGCCTCGCGAGTTGCAAAGATACATCGAGGCCATGGTCGGCGGCGGTTTGCTTCCGGACGACATGCAGACACTTCGGTTCAGCGAGCACATCATCCACCTGAGCGAAACAATTTCCTACGGCCTCGGCTTCTTGCGGCGAGGCACGTTCTACGGCCACAATGGATCACTTCCCGGCTTCACGTCGTCCATGTACCACAGCCCTGTAAAAAACTGCACCGTGATCATCTACTTCAACTCCCAACTGGACGAAGCGATCCCGGACCAACTTTTCGCACGGTTCATGGAGATACTGTACGGAGATGATTATTAGCCGATCATCCGCCCTGGATAAACTTTGCCAAGCGTATTGCCAACCGGCCTTTTCGTCTTACTGTAGACTTTACATCTCCGTGCGAACGGGGCATGGTAGCGTCAACCTCATCGAAAAGTCGGGTCGACATTGACGATCCCCGACTCAAGCCATAAGGAGAGGGCATGGAAAAAAACAGATGCAATCGAGACGTAAGCTGTAAGAGCAATCCCCCAGTTGCCGGCTTGAATCGTCAGCATTCCCCGAAAAAAGGCTTTGATCCGGAATTGATGTTCGTGGAATGTCACAGCTGTGGCCGCCCACTGATCTGGAACCAGGGCGAAGCCAGTCAAATTATTGAACAGTCTGGAATCGACACCAAAAAATTGGACGCCCAGTGTCTGATTCTGGCCGAAGGGTGTCCGCAGTGCGCTCCCGGTGAAGGGGGCTACATGGTGCGCGTGGTCCGGCTCAGGGAAGACGGGTATCGCGACGTCAAGGAGCAGGGCCATTAGCGGGCCGGGCACAAGATACTTTTCCGCCAACCCCCTTCCTTTCCTCCCAGCCGCACGGGGCGAACCAACGTTCGTCCCGTGTACTTTTTTCACGCATGAACACCACTCCATTTTCAACCGTCGCAACATCGAGTGCCCACCGAAAACCACCGTGGCTGCGTAAGCCATTGCCACGGGACGGACGCTTTTCCCAATTGAGCGAGGATCTCCGTGGCCTGGGCCTGGCCACGGTCTGCCGGAGCGCCCGGTGTCCGAACATCGGGGAATGCTTTTCCAACGGAACGGCCACGTTTTTGATCCTTGGCGACGTCTGCACCCGGTCCTGCACGTTTTGCAACATCACCTCCGGCCAGCCCGGTCCGGTAGCCGGGGACGAGCCGCTCCGGGTCAGCCGGGCCGTGGCCCGGATGGGTCTGCGCTACGCGGTGATAACTTCCGTGACCCGCGACGACCTGCCCGACGGCGGAGCCGATCACTTCGCGCGAGTGGTCCGGCAACTCAAGGCCGATATTCCCGGACTGGCCGTAGAAGTGCTGATCCCGGATTTTCAGGGCAGCCGGGCCGCGTTGGAAACCGTGCTGGAGTCCGGCGTGGACGTGCTCAACCACAACCTGGAAACCGTGCCGGAGTTGTACGCCCGGGTTCGTCCCCAAGCCGGATACGCCCGCAGCCTGGAACTCTTGGCCCGGGCTCGGGATTGGGCTAAGGAGCGCGAACAGACCGTGCGCACCAAGAGCGGTCTGATGCTCGGGCTGGGCGAGACACGGGAGCAACTGCGCCGGGTTTTCCGCGATCTGGCCGCCTCGGGGTGTGCCATCCTGACCATGGGCCAGTACCTGGCCCCGTCCGCGGACCATCATCCGGTGATCCGCTATCTGCCCCCCGAGGAGTTCGCCGAGTTGGCCGATATGGCCAGGGCCGAGGGCATCACCGCGGTCTTTTCAGCCCCGCTGGTACGCAGCAGCTACCACGCCTCGGAGGTCGCCGAGTCCACCCTCGTTGCGTCGGATTCAACCTCAACCTCGAACACCGCCTCATGAAAACACACGCCGTTTCCCCGTTCCTTGTCGGTCTGCCCCAGATATCCATCCCCTCGGACCCGGCCCAAAGTCTGGCCAAGGCCGAGGAGTTCGTGCATCAGGCCGCCCGCCTGGGCGCACGGGTAGTCTGCCTTCCGGAGTTGTTCCGATCGCCGTATTTTTGCCAGCACGAGGATCCGGAGTTTTTCGCCCTGGCCGAATCCATTCCCGGCCCGTCCACCGAGGCTCTTGGTCGCGTGGCCAGGGAGGAGGGGGTCGTGGTCCTGGCCTCCCTGTTCGAGCGCCGCTGTCCCGGGGTCTACCACAACACCCTGGCGATCATCGACGCGGACGGATCGCTGCTCGGCGTGTACCGCAAAATGCACATCCCGGACGATCCCGGCTATTACGAAAAATATTTCTTCGCTCCCGGCGACACCGGATTCAGAGCCTTTGACACCCGTTTCGGCCGGATCGGCGGTCTGGTCTGCTGGGACCAGTGGTACCCTGAAGCGGCCCGGCTCACTGCCCTGCGCGGGGCTCTGGCCCTGTTCTACCCCACGGCCATCGGCTGGCATCCCGAAGAGAAGGACAGGTTCGGAGAAGAGCAGCAGGACGCCTGGGTCACGGTGCAGCGGGGGCACGCCGTGGCCAACGGCGTTTACGTGGCCGTGGTCAACCGCGTCGGCCACGAAGTCCCGCCCGGCGGCGGACCGGGCATCGAGTTCTGGGGCAACTCCTTTGTCGCCGGTCCCATGGGCGAGCTGCTCTGCCGGGCCTCGGCGGACAAGGAGGAAATCCTGCTGGCCGAAATCGACCCCGCCCGCCTGGAAACCGTCCGCCAACACTGGCCCTTTTTCCGCGACCGCCGCATCGACGCCTACGGCGGGATCACGAGTCGCTATTTGGGGGATGAGGCATGACCGTCCGATATCGTCTGCCCGCCGAGTGGGAGCCCCACGCGGCCACGTGGTTGGCCTGGCCGCACAATGCCCGGGACTGGCCGGGCAAGTTCACACCCATTCGGTGGGTGTACGCGGAAATCGTTCGTCATCTGGCCCTGTCCGAACCGGTGCGGATTCTGGTCCGTTCCCCGGAGCAGGAACGGGAAGTCCGCAATCTCCTGAAGCGCTCCCATGTGGACCTGGGCCAGGTGACGTTTTTCCCCATTCCCACGAACCGCGTCTGGACACGTGACTATTGTCCGGCTTTTGTTCATGTCCACGACGGCCAGAACAAACGGACGCACGCCGTGCGCTTCGGCTTCAACGGCTGGGCCAAGTACCCGGACCATGAGCTGGACGCCGCGGTGCCGGAGCATATCGCCCGGACTTTGGCCATTCCCCTGACTCCGCTGCGTCACGGCGACCGGACGGTGGTTCTGGAGGGCGGGGCCATTGACGGCAACGGACGGGGCTCGCTGCTGACCACCGAGGAATGTCTGCTGGACCAGCAAACCCAGGTCCGCAATCCCGGCCTGAGCCGCGAAGACCTGGAAGCGGCTCTGCTTGAGCATCTGGGCGTGACCAACGTGATCTGGCTGGGGAACGGGATCGCCGGGGACGACACCCACGGCCACGTGGACGACCTGTGCCGGTTCGTGAACCCGACCACCGTGGTCCTGGTCCGGGAAGACGACCCCAAGGACGCCAACTACCGTGCGCTGCGGGATAACCGCGAACGCCTGGAGTCCGCCCGGCTGGAAGACGACTCCCAGCTCGAAGTCGTGGCCCTGCCCATGCCCGCGCCCCTGTACTTCGAGAACATTCGGCTCCCGGCCAGTTACGCCAATTTTTACATCAGCAACGCCACGGTCGTCGTTCCCACGTTCAACGACCCGCAAGATCGGGTTGCCCTGGGCATCCTGGCCGACCTGTTCCCGGACCGGAAGGTGGTGGGCATTCATGCCGTGGATCTGGTCTGGGGCTTTGGAACCCTGCATTGCCTGACCCACGAGCAAGCCGCGGAGTGACCTCCGGGCGGGAGTTTCCCGCCGTGGTCACTGGCAATCTGAAAGGCGCCGTTCCTTCCCCCATCTACCTGGCGGACCGGAGCCTGATCGTCCAGGATTTGGGCCTCATGCCCTATGACCAAGCCCTGGGAATCCAGGCCGAGGCCGTGCGGGATGTGGCGACCGGAGGAGCGGAGCGGCTTCTGGTGCTGGAGCACCCGCTGGTGATTACCCTGGGCCGCAACAGCGGCGCGGAACATCTGCTCGTTTCCCCGGATACCCTGGCCGAGCGCGGTATCCAAATCGTCCACGCCGCCCGCGGAGGCAGCGTGACCTGCCACTACCCCGGCCAACTCGTGATCTACCCCATCCTGCGCCTGAACCAGCGTCCCGGAGGACTGCGCAGACTCATCTTTGAACTGGAAGAAGCCGTGATCCGGACCCTGACGCCCTACGGCCTGCCCGCAGCCCGCAACACTGGCCGCCCCGGGGGCTGGATCCAAGACCGCAAAATCGCCTCCATCGGCCTGGCCCTCAAGCACTGGGTCACGTTTCACGGCCTGGCCTTGAACGTCGGACTGGATACCTCCCTGTTTGATCTGATTACCCCCTGCGGCCTGTCCGGCGTCCGGGTTACCTCGGTCCACGGTGAGTTGGGACGGGAAGAGCCGGGGATGGCCGAGGTCAAGGAAGCCCTGGTCGCCGCTTTGCGGGAAGAGCTTGCATAGATGTGGAGAATGAGGGATGTTTGAGGAAGGTTGTTGAGCAGGAAGGGAAGGGGGCTCGCGGCTCTGATCTGGAAAGGAGGGTATATAGTGGAAATAGTTGTCCAAATACATGATCAGTATAAGGCTTTAAAATTTGTCGAATTCCTGCGTGCATTCGACTTTGTGGAAATTACTCAAATGAAGAATGCCGATGAAAAAAATGTCCGAAATGAAAATATGGAGGACTTTTTTTCGTGTGCTGGTCTGTGGGCAAATCGGGAAGTCACTGCGGACAGCCTGCGTGAACAGGCATGGAGGCGCTATTCCGTATGATTCTCTGCGACACCGATATTCTTATTGAGTTCTATAAAAATAATGCGGATATCCTTCAGGAACTTCAGATTATCGGACAGAAGAACCTTGCCGTAAGTGCGATCACGCAGGCAGAGTTGTTTTTTGGATCGCTGAATAAGGCTGAACTCCAGAGAATACGCATCCATCTTCAAAGTATTTCGTGTTTACCCGTTGATACCATGACTTCGGATAAGTTTTTGAAACTGATGGAGACCTATTCCCTGAGCCACAAGTTAGGCATTCCAGACGCTATTATCGCGGCAACAGCGATTGTCCACCATCTCCCATTGTATACCTTGAATATCAAGCATTTTCAGTTTATTTCGGAAGTTGAACTGTATCAGGTGATTACGTCTGTGTCTTGAACGTATTGATACCACAGAGGTGAACCATGTCGCGAATGATGAGCGTTCAGGTCCAGACCGGGCAGCTCCGGTCTTCCCCGTCTTTTTTGGCCGGGATTGTCGGGGAGGTGGCGTATGCCCGGCAGGTTCAGGTGTTGGAGGAGCGGGCCGGATGGGCGCGGGTGGCTGTTCCCGGTACGTCGTTGGCTGGCTGGATGCACGGCTCTGCCTTGAGCAGCAAGCGGATCGTGCTTCAGGCCGGGGCCGAGGACGTGGAGCGGGCGGCGACCACCGGCGAGATCGCCCTGGCCGGGAAAGGGTTTAATGAGGAAGTGGAGCGGGAGTTTCGCTCCCGGAATCCGAACCTGGACTTTCGCAGGATCGACCAAATGCAGGCTTCAACCCCGACCATGGCCCAGATCCGTCGATTTGCCCAGGAAGGGCAATTGCGCTTGGCTTAAAGGAGATTGCTCATGAATTCCTGGTCCAGACGAGATTTTTTGGCGTGGTCGGGCAAGGCGGGGTTGGCCGGGGCGTGCGCCGGGCCATTGCTGACAGGGGGGCTGGCGGGGTTGCTGTCCGGGTGCAAGACAGCGGAGATCGCCGCGGATCTGGGGCGTGCCGCGGGGGTGTTGGACGAGCAGCAGGCCCAGTCCGTGGCCCGGGTGGGTACGGCCATCGGCCGGAGCTTCGAGGACATCACTCCGGAGCAGGAATACTACATCGGCCGGACCGTAGGGGCCACGATTCTGGGTTCCTACAAGCCCTACGCCGACCAAGGAGCCAATGCCTACGTCAACCTGGTGGGCACCATGGTCAGTTTGTCATCGGACATGCCCGAGACCTTCGGCGGCTACCATTTCCTGATCCTGGACTCCGATGAAATCAACGCCTTTGCCGCGCCGGGAGGACTGATCTTCATCACCCGGGGGATGCTGCGCTGCTGCGCCACCGAGGACGCGGTGGCCGCGGTACTGGCCCACGAGGTCGGCCATATCCAGCATCATCACGGCATTCAGACTATCCAGCGGGCTCGGCTGACGTCGGCCTTCACCATCCTGGCCGCGGAAGGAGCGCGGACCCTGGGCGGCGCGGACCTGGCCCAGCTGACGGATATTTTCGAGGAATCGGTCTCGGACGTGGTGAACACCCTGGCGGTCAACGGCTACTCCCGTACCGCCGAGCGCGAGGCGGACCGGGCCGCGGCCGTGATCTTGGACCGCGCCGGCTACGACAGCGCGGCCCTGGTGAGCATGCTGGAGGTCATGGACACGAAGCTGACCCCGGGCGGGCCGGACTTCGCCCGCACCCATCCCACGCCCGCCAGCCGGATCAGGGACATCCGTCCGGCTCTGCCCGCGGCTCGGGCCTCGGACCCGGCCCTGCGGCAGCAGCGCTTTCTGGCCGCTTTGCATCGGATTTAGCTGTCCCCTCATGGCCTCTCACGCCAAGGTTCTCCGTCAAGCCGCGATCACCGGCCTAGCCGCCGCGTTCCTGGCGCTTCTGCCTTGGAGCCTGGGGCTTTGGGAGCGCTGGGAGGCCAAGACCTGGGACATGCGCGTGGCCTGGCTGGCTGCTCCGGGTCCGGCCACGGAGGACATCGCCCTGATCCTCCTGGATCAGCAAAGCCTGGATTGGGGGCAGGAGCAAGGCGGCTTAAGCTGGCCCTGGCCCCGTGAGGTCTACACTGCGGTGGTGGACTTTTGCCGCCGGGCCCAGGTTGCCTCCCTGACATTTGACGTGCTCTTCCTGGAGCCTTCGGCCTACGGGGTTGAGGACGACGCCGTGCTGGCCGAGTCTCTGGCCTCCTTCGGCCCCACGGCCCTGGCCCTGTTTCTGAGCCGTGCCGCGGCGGGCGGACTGCCCGGCTGGCCTGAAAGCCTTCCCGAACCCGCCTGGAGCGTGGTCGGTTTGGACGAGTGGCCCGGCGCGGCCCCCCATCTCCTGTCCACCCGAATCAGCCCGCCGCGCCCCGAGTTGGCCGCCGCGGCGCGCGTGTTGGGCAACGTCCAGCTTCGGCCGGATCCGGACGGCGTGTTCCGCCGGATGCGACCCCTGGACGTTTTCGACGGCCGTCCCGTTCCCTCCCTGGGTTTGGCCGCTTTCCTCGCGGCCGATAAAGTCTCTTCCGGCGCAAACCACTCCCCGCTCGCCGCCTTGCTGGAGGGTCGCGGTCTGACCCTGTCCGATCGTTTCATTCCCCTGAACGCCGCCGGCGCGGCCATTTTGCGGTTTCGCGGACCCTCGGGCACCCATGCGGCCTACAGCGCGGCGGCGGTGATCCAGTCCGAACTGCGGCTGTTGGAAGACCTGCCCGCGGTGATCGCTCCGGAAGAACTCCGAGGCAAACACGTATTTTTCGGCTATTCCGCTCCCGGACTGTTCGATCTGCGACCCACGCCGGTCAGCGGGGTCTACCCCGGTGTGGAAATCCAGGCCACGTTTTTGGACAACTTCCTGTCCGGGGATTTTCTACGCGAGCTTCCCGGTCCGGTCACGGTGGGGCTGATCCTCGGCCTGTGCCTGCTCACCGGCTTGGCCTTGGCCGTGTGGCGCTCGCCGCTGGCCGGATCACTGTCGCTTTTGGCGCTGCTGGCCGTACCCGCGGCCCTGGCCGTGCTCGCCTATCAAAACGGCTGGTGGGCGCCCCTGGTGGCGGCCGAGGTCGGCGTGGGCATGGCCGGGGTTTTGGGCCTGCTATTTAATTACGCCACCGAAGGTCGGCAGCGGCGGTTCATCAAGAACGCCTTTCAGCAGTATCTCAGCCCCCTGGTCATCGAACAGCTCATCGCCGACCCTGACAAGCTCAAGTTGGGCGGAGAGCGCAAGGAGCTGAGCATCTTTTTTTCCGACCTGCAGGGCTTCACCACCATTTCCGAGAACCTGGACCCCGAGGCCCTGACCGCCTTGCTCAACGACTACCTCACGGCCATGACCGAGATCATCCATGACGAGGGCGGCACGGTGGACAAGTTCGAGGGCGACGCGATCATCGCTTTCTGGAACGCGCCCCTGGACGTGCCGGATCATGCCCGGCGCGCGGTCCGGGCCGCCCTACGCTGTCAGAGCCAGCTGGCCGAACTGCGGCCGGGGTTTCGGGAGCGAACCGGCCATGATCTGTTCATGCGCATCGGCATCAACACCGGCCCGGCCGTGGTGGGCAACATGGGCTCCCATTCCCGCTTCGACTACTCCATGCTCGGCGACGCCGTGAACTTGGCCGCCCGCCTGGAAGGCGTGAACAAGCAGTTCGGCAGCTTCACCCTGATTTCCGAGGCCACAAGAAAAGCGGCCCTGGAACAGTCCGACGACGATATCCCCATGCGTGAACTGGGCCGGGTGGCCGTGGTCGGCCGCGCCGAGCCGGTGACCGTGTACGAGCCCCTGAGCAGGGATCAGGCATCCGCAAGAGCCGCCGACCTGGACCGCTTCGCCCAGGGACTTGATGCCTTTTACAGGGCTGACTTTGACCAGGCCGCGCGGATCCTCGCCTCTTTGGCCGAGGTTGATCCCGCAGCGGACGGATACCTGGAAATCTGCCGCGACCATCCCCCGGTTGCGCCTGAGGATTGGGACGGGGTGCGCCGAATGCGGACGAAGTGATGGGGGGATTCGGAACGCCTTGAGCGACCCACGGGAGCGGGCGGTTCATTCGCGTGGCTATTTGGTCGTCACGGTCACCAGGGAAGGCTCATAACCCTCAGGCGGAACGTGGCCCAGCAGGGTGCAGAGGGTCGCGGCGACGTTGGCCAGGCCTGGTTCCGGAACGTGGGCGAGCTGGATGGCGTTGCGGTCGCAAAAGTCCTTGACGATGAACGGTACCGGGCTCAGAGTGTGGGCGACCATGGGGGAGCGTTTGCCGTTTTTCTCGGTCCACATGCAGTCCGCGTTGCCGTGGTCCGCGGTAACCACGGCGATCCCTCCGGCCTGGGCCACCGCGTCCAGGATCCGTTCCAGGCAGGTATCCACAGTGGCCACGGCGATCCGGATCGCCGGCTCCACTCCGGTGTGGCCGACCATGTCGCCGTTGGCCAGATTCAGTCGAATGAAGCGGCGGCTGCCCTGGGCAATGACCTCCACGACCCGGTCCGTGATCTCGGCGGCCTTCATCCAGGGCCGTAGGTCGAAGGCGATC
Protein-coding regions in this window:
- a CDS encoding SH3 domain-containing protein, which encodes MSRMMSVQVQTGQLRSSPSFLAGIVGEVAYARQVQVLEERAGWARVAVPGTSLAGWMHGSALSSKRIVLQAGAEDVERAATTGEIALAGKGFNEEVEREFRSRNPNLDFRRIDQMQASTPTMAQIRRFAQEGQLRLA
- the lipB gene encoding lipoyl(octanoyl) transferase LipB, with product MPDPRASRGVTSGREFPAVVTGNLKGAVPSPIYLADRSLIVQDLGLMPYDQALGIQAEAVRDVATGGAERLLVLEHPLVITLGRNSGAEHLLVSPDTLAERGIQIVHAARGGSVTCHYPGQLVIYPILRLNQRPGGLRRLIFELEEAVIRTLTPYGLPAARNTGRPGGWIQDRKIASIGLALKHWVTFHGLALNVGLDTSLFDLITPCGLSGVRVTSVHGELGREEPGMAEVKEALVAALREELA
- a CDS encoding YkgJ family cysteine cluster protein yields the protein MPHRPDTPNHCRRCGTCCRKGGPALHQADLTLLREKIILQEDLYTLRVGEPVHDQAAGRVIPLNAECVKIRSWNAAKTLLAQSEAGCRFYQPAPQTIPAKPTVHPNGRCAIHETKPIECAALKCWDTADLAEAAATPRLSRLDILGPDNALVELVHDHETRCSVADLVRHLQAPTSESADLLRQAAAYDAALRDLLQEKAGILPDHLPFLLGRPLPEVVHGLRRWLARG
- a CDS encoding M48 family metallopeptidase — protein: MNSWSRRDFLAWSGKAGLAGACAGPLLTGGLAGLLSGCKTAEIAADLGRAAGVLDEQQAQSVARVGTAIGRSFEDITPEQEYYIGRTVGATILGSYKPYADQGANAYVNLVGTMVSLSSDMPETFGGYHFLILDSDEINAFAAPGGLIFITRGMLRCCATEDAVAAVLAHEVGHIQHHHGIQTIQRARLTSAFTILAAEGARTLGGADLAQLTDIFEESVSDVVNTLAVNGYSRTAEREADRAAAVILDRAGYDSAALVSMLEVMDTKLTPGGPDFARTHPTPASRIRDIRPALPAARASDPALRQQRFLAALHRI
- a CDS encoding agmatine/peptidylarginine deiminase; amino-acid sequence: MTVRYRLPAEWEPHAATWLAWPHNARDWPGKFTPIRWVYAEIVRHLALSEPVRILVRSPEQEREVRNLLKRSHVDLGQVTFFPIPTNRVWTRDYCPAFVHVHDGQNKRTHAVRFGFNGWAKYPDHELDAAVPEHIARTLAIPLTPLRHGDRTVVLEGGAIDGNGRGSLLTTEECLLDQQTQVRNPGLSREDLEAALLEHLGVTNVIWLGNGIAGDDTHGHVDDLCRFVNPTTVVLVREDDPKDANYRALRDNRERLESARLEDDSQLEVVALPMPAPLYFENIRLPASYANFYISNATVVVPTFNDPQDRVALGILADLFPDRKVVGIHAVDLVWGFGTLHCLTHEQAAE
- a CDS encoding carbon-nitrogen hydrolase, with product MKTHAVSPFLVGLPQISIPSDPAQSLAKAEEFVHQAARLGARVVCLPELFRSPYFCQHEDPEFFALAESIPGPSTEALGRVAREEGVVVLASLFERRCPGVYHNTLAIIDADGSLLGVYRKMHIPDDPGYYEKYFFAPGDTGFRAFDTRFGRIGGLVCWDQWYPEAARLTALRGALALFYPTAIGWHPEEKDRFGEEQQDAWVTVQRGHAVANGVYVAVVNRVGHEVPPGGGPGIEFWGNSFVAGPMGELLCRASADKEEILLAEIDPARLETVRQHWPFFRDRRIDAYGGITSRYLGDEA
- the lipA gene encoding lipoyl synthase, with amino-acid sequence MNTTPFSTVATSSAHRKPPWLRKPLPRDGRFSQLSEDLRGLGLATVCRSARCPNIGECFSNGTATFLILGDVCTRSCTFCNITSGQPGPVAGDEPLRVSRAVARMGLRYAVITSVTRDDLPDGGADHFARVVRQLKADIPGLAVEVLIPDFQGSRAALETVLESGVDVLNHNLETVPELYARVRPQAGYARSLELLARARDWAKEREQTVRTKSGLMLGLGETREQLRRVFRDLAASGCAILTMGQYLAPSADHHPVIRYLPPEEFAELADMARAEGITAVFSAPLVRSSYHASEVAESTLVASDSTSTSNTAS
- a CDS encoding serine hydrolase → MPSLTMFRSTVLFLLLMGVLGCNGGDAHNEELITQMKEATDQIVETTHVPGIIALVADHARRINWVYAAGVSDIPNNIPANPSYVFRIGSNTKTFVVTVLLQLVAEGKITLDDKLSKFFPEFPNANRITVAMLCNMTSGIPNYSEDDYFADRMINQPKKVWAPIELARIGLNKKFSFEPGADWKYSNTNTILLGMIIEQVTQNSLRQEIENRIVSKLGLRQTGFLTSGTELPGIHGRGYYEDEYVEGADMTEHYDISWGWAAGSAYSTPRELQRYIEAMVGGGLLPDDMQTLRFSEHIIHLSETISYGLGFLRRGTFYGHNGSLPGFTSSMYHSPVKNCTVIIYFNSQLDEAIPDQLFARFMEILYGDDY
- a CDS encoding type II toxin-antitoxin system VapC family toxin; this translates as MILCDTDILIEFYKNNADILQELQIIGQKNLAVSAITQAELFFGSLNKAELQRIRIHLQSISCLPVDTMTSDKFLKLMETYSLSHKLGIPDAIIAATAIVHHLPLYTLNIKHFQFISEVELYQVITSVS
- a CDS encoding CHASE2 domain-containing protein, whose protein sequence is MASHAKVLRQAAITGLAAAFLALLPWSLGLWERWEAKTWDMRVAWLAAPGPATEDIALILLDQQSLDWGQEQGGLSWPWPREVYTAVVDFCRRAQVASLTFDVLFLEPSAYGVEDDAVLAESLASFGPTALALFLSRAAAGGLPGWPESLPEPAWSVVGLDEWPGAAPHLLSTRISPPRPELAAAARVLGNVQLRPDPDGVFRRMRPLDVFDGRPVPSLGLAAFLAADKVSSGANHSPLAALLEGRGLTLSDRFIPLNAAGAAILRFRGPSGTHAAYSAAAVIQSELRLLEDLPAVIAPEELRGKHVFFGYSAPGLFDLRPTPVSGVYPGVEIQATFLDNFLSGDFLRELPGPVTVGLILGLCLLTGLALAVWRSPLAGSLSLLALLAVPAALAVLAYQNGWWAPLVAAEVGVGMAGVLGLLFNYATEGRQRRFIKNAFQQYLSPLVIEQLIADPDKLKLGGERKELSIFFSDLQGFTTISENLDPEALTALLNDYLTAMTEIIHDEGGTVDKFEGDAIIAFWNAPLDVPDHARRAVRAALRCQSQLAELRPGFRERTGHDLFMRIGINTGPAVVGNMGSHSRFDYSMLGDAVNLAARLEGVNKQFGSFTLISEATRKAALEQSDDDIPMRELGRVAVVGRAEPVTVYEPLSRDQASARAADLDRFAQGLDAFYRADFDQAARILASLAEVDPAADGYLEICRDHPPVAPEDWDGVRRMRTK